Proteins from a genomic interval of Acinonyx jubatus isolate Ajub_Pintada_27869175 chromosome B4, VMU_Ajub_asm_v1.0, whole genome shotgun sequence:
- the KERA gene encoding keratocan, translating to MATTICFVIWVLFITDTVWTRSVRQVYDVGDPEDWAMHDFDCPRECFCPPSFPTALYCENRGLKEIPPIPSRIWYLYLENNLIETIPEKPFENATQLRWINLNKNKITNYGIEKGALSQLKKLLFLFLEDNELEEVPSPLPRSLEQLQLARNKVSRIPQGTFSNLENLTLLDLQHNKLLDNAFQRDTFKGLKNLMQLNMAKNALRNMPPRLPANTMQLFLDNNSIEGIPENYFNVIPKVAFLRLNHNKLSDAGLPSSGFDVSSILDLQLSHNQLTKVPRISAHLQHLHLDHNKIKNVNVSVICPTILPGEQDSFGYGPHLRYLRLDGNEIKPPIPMDLMTCFRLLQAVII from the exons ATGGCAACCACAATCTGTTTCGTCATCTGGGTATTATTCATAACAGATACTGTGTGGACTCGAAGTGTGAGACAGGTCTATGACGTAGGTGATCCAGAGGATTGGGCTATGCATGACTTTGACTGTCCCAGGGAATGTTTCTGTCCCCCTAGTTTCCCTACTGCTTTATACTGTGAAAATAGAGGTCTCAAAGAAATCCCTCCTATTCCTTCAAGGATCTGGTATCTTTATCTTGAGAACAACCTGATAGAAACCATTCCTGAGAAGCCATTCGAGAATGCCACCCAGCTGAGATGGATAAAtctaaacaagaacaaaataacCAACTATGGGATTGAAAAAGGAGCCCTGAGCCAACTAAAGAAGctgcttttcttatttctggaaGATAATGAGCTAGAGGAGGTACCTTCCCCATTGCCAAGAAGTTTAGAACAATTACAGTTGGCTAGAAACAAGGTGTCCAGAATCCCTCAAGGGACCTTCAGCAATCTGGAGAACCTGACCCTTCTTGACTTGCAGCACAATAAACTACTAGACAATGCCTTTCAAAGAGACACCTTCAAGGGACTCAAGAACCTAATGCAGCTAAACATGGCCAAGAATGCTCTAAGGAATATGCCACCGAGATTACCAGCCAATACAATGCAACTGTTTTTGGACAACAATTCTATTGAAGGAAtaccagaaaattattttaatgtgattCCTAAAGTGGCCTTCCTACGACTAAACCACAACAAATTGTCAGACGCAGGTCTCCCTTCTAGTGGTTTTGATGTATCCTCAATACTAGACCTTCAGCTATCTCACAATCAACTCACTAAGGTCCCTCGAATCAGTGCTCACCTGCAGCACCTTCACCTTGaccataacaaaattaaaa ATGTGAACGTCTCTGTAATATGTCCTACCATACTGCCTGGAGAACAAGATTCCTTCGGTTATGGGCCTCACCTTCGCTACCTCCGTCTTGATGGAAATGAAATCAAACCACCAATCCCAATGGATTTAATGACCTGCTTCAGGCTCCTTCAGGCTGTCATTATTTAA